In Camelina sativa cultivar DH55 chromosome 16, Cs, whole genome shotgun sequence, a single window of DNA contains:
- the LOC104751088 gene encoding uncharacterized protein LOC104751088 isoform X3: MSLENVVKDIPSMSDNSWTYGDLMEVESRILKALQPELCLEPVPRLDRLSKNTVSAKLDLSLSTLRKKRLRQMTEVTVMSQNKIHGKKVCIDRLPESSERGCMPGQLIMQQPHNNQAIQNPATNMLAGLRTQTLQDAPNSSMALIPPQQQRYLGTGNIRNMQDQGSNSVSVSGVSPGGLDAMMSYGSDSMNPNTSFHRKRESQEGHMSSMPSLNKRTRVSHMGPDGVPHQQLGQRMDGLHGTDTSWKNALLHQQDMLGRSIQYPNTGIQRFSPQQMEGVMNQEGGPSQFPASQQGAMRFTSKEEPFETGKIDGSMRNNMSGVGSDANELDPRIQSRMPHNAFMRSNFPQTSWNVNPGQQIEKDPRKEEQFSRRISAQSPRLSAGAPPQSPLSSKSGEFSGGSMGNHYGAVAAAQKDKAVTSIPATQSVGSSANDAMQQRQHQAQMAAKRRTNSLPKTQVMSTVGSPVSVNTVSVPVNARSPAVGPQTLGDHAILDRFSKIERVAARYQLNCKKHKVDEYSRRPRVYAKQSLAVCLSNLSNEEDFKDEDKALSKSIFGGSMNTCKKRVMNFARMERVMQGTVSSYVPKIRTKLVMSEKPVDGTVAWYQGDIDDGDVSLPEDNFLALPNTHIADLLAAQFKILMAGEGYMMEEHILAKPNHGDAGPVNSQPNSAGGYPRGYSANDGQQYGDAVAGQASGEASKQGNAGSAPINSTQNILGNARMLPPPNSQALQMSQGLLSGVSMPMQLQQLDPQQSALLSSQSQQRNQQSMFTQQQHPQMQRPSMILPTNPLSAINSMSQSSGMQPGGQMANKYSPLQLQMLQQQQAAMQKKSMMGLGSGVGMGMGMGMGSMGNSIAGLGALGNQLNMAGRGIGGTGISSSMSVPGIGNMGQNPMNLNPASNLNAISQQLRSGALTPQQNALFTQIRMNMTRGGVMGAPQAGISGVSGARQMHPSSAGLSMLDQNSLNRANLQRAAAMGNMGPPKLMNGMNMYMNQQQQQQLQQQLQQQQLQHQQQLQQPMSQPPQQLAQSPQQQQQQLQQHELPQQGQQQQQATASPLQSVLSPPQVGSPAAGISQQLQQSSPQQMSQRTPMSPQQMNQRTPMSPQISSGTMHPMSTSNLEGCPASPQLSSQTIGSVGSIANSPMELQGPKNNSGGNNS, from the exons ATGTCACTTGAGAATGTGGTCAAAGATATTCCATCAATGTCAGACAACTCATGGACATATGGTGATCTCATG GAAGTGGAGTCCAGGATATTAAAAGCCCTACAACCTGAACTCTGTCTGGAACCTGTACCCAGACTTGATAGGCTGAGTAAGAACACTGTCTCTGCTAAG CTCGATTTGTCTCTTTCTACTTTGCGGAAAAAGAGATTAAGGCAAATGACAGAAGTCACAGTCATGTCTCAAAACAAGATTCATGGCAAAAAGGTTTGCATTGATCGGCTTCCTGAAAGTTCAGAGCGAGGATGTATGCCGGGGCAGTTGATAATGCAGCAACCCCATAACAATCAGGCTATTCAAAATCCTGCTACCAATATGCTGGCGGGTTTAAGAACTCAGACCTTGCAAGATGCGCCAAATTCCTCTATGGCCTTGATACCACCTCAGCAACAAAGGTACCTGGGAACTGGAAATATAAGAAACATGCAGGATCAAGGATCAAATTCTGTCAGTGTCTCTGGAGTATCACCTGGAGGACTGGATGCGATGATGTCTTATGGCTCTGATAGTATGAACCCCAATACATCTTTTCATAGAAAGAGGGAAAGTCAAGAAGGACACATGTCATCTATGCCTAGTTTGAATAAACGGACAAGGGTTTCACACATGGGTCCTGATGGGGTTCCACATCAACAATTAGGGCAACGCATGGATGGCCTTCATGGAACCGATACGAGTTGGAAAAATGCGCTTCTACATCAGCAAGATATGCTAGGCAGAAGTATTCAGTATCCAAATACAGGTATTCAGAGGTTTTCACCACAGCAAATGGAAGGGGTTATGAATCAGGAAGGTGGTCCCAGTCAATTCCCAGCTTCACAACAGGGGGCAATGCGATTCACTTCAAAAGAGGAGCCATTTGAGACTGGTAAAATTGATGGTAGCATGAGAAACAATATGTCGGGTGTGGGAAGTGATGCAAATGAATTGGATCCGCGTATTCAGTCAAGGATGCCCCATAATGCATTCATGAGATCAAATTTCCCTCAAACATCATGGAATGTTAATCCTGGCCAGCAGATTGAAAAAGACCCAAGAAAGGAAGAACAATTTAGTAGAAGAATATCGGCTCAAAGTCCTCGTTTATCGGCAGGTGCTCCACCACAGTCCCCACTTTCATCGAAGTCTGGTGAGTTTTCTGGTGGTTCAATGGGGAATCACTATGGAGCAGTTGCAGCAGCTCAGAAGGACAAGGCTGTCACTTCGATTCCTGCTACTCAGTCAGTGGGTTCTAGTGCTAATGATGCTATGCAGCAAAGACAACACCAAGCCCAAATGGCTGCAAAACGGAGGACAAATTCTCTTCCTAAGACGCAAGTTATGAGCACTGTTGGTTCTCCTGTTAGTGTCAATACAGTGAGTGTCCCAGTTAATGCTAGGAGCCCTGCAGTGGGACCCCAAACTTTGGGCGATCACGCAATCCTTGATAGATTTTCAAAGATTGAACGAGTTGCTGCAAG GTACCAACTAAACTGCAAAAAGCATAAGGTGGATGAGTACTCTCGAAGACCTCGTGTGTATGCTAAACAGTCCCTGGCGGTTTGTTTATCAAACCTGTCTAATGAAGAGGACTTCAAAGATGAGGACAAAGCATTATCAAAATCTATTTTTGGTGGGAGTATGAATACATGCAAGAAAAGAGTCATGAACTTTGCTCGGATGGAACGTGTAATGCAAG GCACTGTCTCTTCGTACGTCCCTAAAATACGAACAAAATTGGTTATGTCAGAGAAGCCCGTCGATGGGACAGTAGCATGGTATCAAGGGGACATAGATGATGGTGATGTTTCTTTGCCTGAAGATAATTTCTTAGCGTTGCCCAATACA CACATCGCCGATCTACTCGCTGCTCAATTTAAAATACTG ATGGCCGGTGAAGGATACATGATGGAAGAACATATTCTGGCAAAGCCAAATCATGGGGATGCTGGTCCAGTCAACAGCCAACCAAATTCTGCAGGTGGTTATCCAAGAGGTTACTCTGCAAACGATGGGCAACAGTATGGAGATGCAGTTGCAGGACAAGCGTCTGGTGAGGCATCGAAACAGGGGAATGCTGGAAGTGCACCTATTAACTCAACCCAGAATATTCTTGGAAATGCAAGGATGCTTCCTCCACCAAATTCTCAAGCTTTGCAAATGTCTCAAGGACTGCTGTCTGGTGTCTCCATGCCTATGCAATTACAACAGCTTGACCCACAACAATCAGCGTTACTGTCATCACAATCGCAGCAGAGAAATCAACAGTCTATGTTTACACAGCAACAGCATCCACAAATGCAGAGACCATCCATGATACTGCCTACAAATCCGCTATCAGCCATCAACTCGATGAGCCAGAGCTCTGGTATGCAACCGGGTGGTCAGATGGCCAACAAGTATTCGCCTCTCCAACTGCAGATGTTACAGCAGCAACAGGCAGCAATGCAGAAGAAGAGTATGATGGGGCTAGGATCAGGTGTAGGCATGGGTATGGGTATGGGTATGGGAAGCATGGGAAACAGTATTGCTGGGCTCGGAGCTTTAGGCAACCAACTGAATATGGCAGGAAGAGGGATTGGCGGAACCGGAATCTCATCATCAATGTCTGTTCCTGGCATCGGTAATATGGGCCAGAACCCAATGAATCTGAATCCAGCATCAAATTTGAATGCTATAAGCCAGCAACTCCGATCCGGTGCATTAACACCACAGCAAAACGCTCTGTTTACACAGATTAGGATGAACATGACAAGAGGAGGTGTAATGGGGGCTCCTCAAGCCGGGATAAGTGGCGTGTCAGGCGCGAGGCAGATGCACCCCAGCTCAGCTGGACTTTCCATGTTGGATCAGAATTCATTAAACCGAGCTAACCTGCAGCGAGCTGCTGCTATGGGTAACATGGGTCCACCGAAGCTGATGAATGGAATGAATATGTACATGAatcaacagcagcagcagcaactcCAGCAgcaactacaacaacaacagttgCAGCATCAGCAACAGTTACAGCAACCTATGTCTCAGCCACCTCAGCAGCTAGCTCAGTCtccgcagcagcagcagcagcagctacaACAACAtgaacttcctcaacaaggacagcagcagcagcaggcAACAGCCTCCCCGCTTCAGTCTGTGCTATCACCACCCCAAGTAGGTTCTCCAGCAGCTGGAATTAGCCAGCAGCTACAACAGTCCAGTCCCCAGCAAATGAGTCAGAGAACTCCAATGAGTCCCCAGCAAATGAACCAAAGAACTCCTATGAGTCCACAGATAAGCTCCGGTACGATGCATCCCATGAGCACAAGCAACCTCGAGGGTTGTCCAGCGAGCCCACAGCTAAGTTCTCAGACAATAGGATCTGTTGGCAGCATCGCCAATTCTCCGATGGAGCTTCAAGGTCCCAAAAACAACTCTG GTGGTAACAATTCCTAA